One Nostoc sp. UHCC 0302 DNA window includes the following coding sequences:
- a CDS encoding NB-ARC domain-containing protein codes for MSAIAQHFLLDLAQKRHLSSSELEVFLSAVKGKSPNAIAEELGVSAEAVRKRLSEVYKKFQVSGGGPGKLTKLQQIIENEYQASLQTIEATANKRQDWGEAPSIRDTFYGRGTELSNLKQWIVNDQCRLVALLGMGGIGKTALSVKLAEEVQENFDYLVWRTLRNAPPIQEMLANLIRFLSDERETNLPETVNARITLLINYLRKRRCLVVLDNAETILQAGMSVAASQEPRAGYYQEGYEGYGQLLRRLGEEPHESCLVITSREKPKEFAPLEGKASPVRTMSLPGVGETEGQEILKDKGLSGSSQNWAKLVKNYSGNPLALKLVSETIRELFGGDIAAFLAEGEIIFGDTRNLLDQQFERASELEKEIIYWLAIKREAVLLEELLDDIVSPLAKRELLEALESLRRRSLIEKSTALFTLQPVVMEYITEIIIEQVCQEITTGKIALFMSHALMGATVKDYVRDIQIRLILKPIIKRLLSIFSSQKNIEDKLIQILEPLRDKFVVKRGYAGSNVLNLLCQLQTDLTGYDFSHLAVRQAYLQNVNLHKVSFAHSDLTRSVFAKNFATVLSVTFSRDGQLLATGDANGEIRLWRVITGQQLLLYQGHTNKVWSVAFNANGTTLISGSEDQTVKIWDVQTGECLKTLLGHTDRIWSVAFSSQGDAIASASEDQTVKIWDVQSGKCLKSLKGHINGVRSVAFSPNSTTLVSGSKDQTVKIWDVKSGKCLKTLLGHTDRIWSVAFSPQDDTIASASDDKTVRLWDANTGKCLKTLEGHTNWVWSVDYSPEGDMIVSGSDDQTVRLWDVNTGQCLKTLPGHTDRIWSVAFSPQNQTIASTSDDQTVKLWDGDTGRCLRTLKGYTNWVWSVAFSPNSQILASANDDYTVRLWDVNTGECLKTLKGHTNGVRSVAFSPDGQILASASDDLTIRLWDANTGICFKTLKGHTNWVWSIAFSPNGNILASASDDQTVKLWNVNTGKCFKTLLEDTNRIWFVAFSPKGDILGGASEDHTVKLWNVSSGQSLEPLKGHTNWVRSVTFSSDGQMIASASEDHTVRLWKASTDSPEPLEPSLKEHTDKVRAVAFSPQGYTTTSETDKVSYILASAGDDNTLKIWDVNTTKCLKTLEGHTKRIWSVVFSPNGRFLASGGEDETVRIWNADTGECLKILSIPKPYEDMEITGSIGLTAAQKVTLKALGAVEKIESKNKR; via the coding sequence ATGAGTGCGATCGCCCAACACTTTTTATTGGATTTAGCCCAAAAACGGCACTTATCTAGCAGTGAGCTAGAGGTATTTTTATCTGCTGTTAAGGGTAAATCGCCAAATGCGATCGCTGAAGAATTGGGTGTCAGCGCTGAAGCGGTACGTAAAAGATTGAGTGAGGTTTACAAAAAATTCCAAGTGAGTGGCGGTGGCCCGGGTAAACTCACTAAGTTACAACAAATTATTGAAAATGAATATCAAGCATCTTTGCAGACCATAGAAGCGACTGCCAACAAGCGTCAAGATTGGGGCGAAGCACCTAGTATTCGTGATACCTTCTACGGACGGGGAACAGAACTGTCTAACCTGAAGCAGTGGATTGTCAATGATCAATGTCGCTTAGTAGCACTCTTAGGCATGGGAGGAATTGGCAAAACTGCTTTATCTGTAAAACTGGCAGAGGAAGTGCAAGAGAATTTTGACTACTTAGTTTGGCGAACTCTCCGCAATGCTCCACCCATCCAAGAGATGTTAGCGAACCTAATCCGATTTCTATCTGATGAGCGAGAAACGAATTTACCAGAAACCGTAAATGCTAGAATCACGCTGCTGATTAATTATTTACGAAAGCGGCGTTGTCTTGTGGTGTTGGATAATGCAGAGACAATTTTGCAAGCAGGCATGAGCGTAGCTGCTTCGCAGGAGCCTCGCGCCGGATACTATCAAGAAGGATACGAAGGTTACGGTCAACTACTTAGACGCTTAGGGGAAGAACCTCATGAAAGCTGTTTAGTGATTACTAGTCGCGAAAAACCGAAAGAATTTGCACCTTTAGAGGGCAAAGCATCACCAGTCAGAACAATGTCATTACCTGGTGTGGGAGAAACAGAAGGGCAAGAAATTCTCAAAGATAAAGGCTTATCTGGGTCGTCGCAAAACTGGGCGAAACTAGTTAAGAATTATTCAGGCAATCCATTGGCTTTAAAGCTAGTTTCTGAGACAATCCGAGAATTATTTGGTGGGGATATTGCTGCCTTTTTAGCCGAAGGAGAAATAATTTTTGGTGACACTCGTAATTTATTAGACCAGCAGTTTGAGCGTGCCTCAGAGCTAGAAAAAGAAATTATCTACTGGTTGGCAATCAAGCGTGAGGCAGTTTTGCTAGAAGAATTGCTAGATGATATTGTGTCTCCCTTAGCAAAAAGAGAATTACTGGAAGCACTAGAATCACTGCGGCGGCGATCGCTCATTGAAAAAAGCACAGCACTGTTCACCCTTCAACCTGTGGTTATGGAATACATCACAGAGATCATAATTGAACAGGTTTGTCAAGAAATTACTACAGGAAAAATCGCACTATTCATGAGTCATGCTCTGATGGGAGCCACTGTCAAAGATTATGTCAGAGATATTCAAATTCGCCTGATTTTGAAGCCAATCATCAAAAGATTGCTCAGTATTTTTAGCAGTCAGAAAAATATTGAAGACAAGTTAATTCAAATTCTGGAACCCCTGCGAGACAAATTTGTTGTCAAACGTGGATATGCTGGGAGTAACGTTCTCAATCTACTGTGTCAATTACAGACTGATTTAACTGGTTATGACTTTTCCCATCTAGCTGTTCGGCAAGCTTATCTACAGAACGTGAATCTGCATAAGGTCAGTTTTGCTCACAGCGACTTAACTCGGTCTGTCTTTGCTAAAAACTTTGCCACTGTGTTGTCAGTAACATTTAGTCGAGATGGTCAACTTTTAGCTACAGGAGATGCTAACGGTGAGATTCGTTTATGGCGAGTTATTACTGGTCAACAACTTTTACTTTATCAAGGACACACTAATAAAGTTTGGTCAGTTGCTTTTAATGCCAATGGTACAACCCTAATCAGCGGCAGTGAAGACCAAACAGTGAAAATCTGGGACGTTCAGACAGGTGAATGCCTCAAAACACTGTTAGGGCATACAGATAGAATTTGGTCAGTAGCTTTTAGTTCTCAAGGTGATGCGATCGCCAGTGCTAGTGAAGACCAAACAGTGAAAATTTGGGACGTTCAGAGCGGTAAATGCCTCAAAAGTTTGAAGGGTCACATTAATGGGGTACGGTCAGTTGCTTTCAGTCCCAATAGTACAACTTTAGTCAGTGGCAGCAAAGACCAAACCGTAAAAATTTGGGATGTTAAGAGCGGTAAATGCCTCAAAACACTATTAGGGCATACAGATAGAATCTGGTCTGTAGCTTTCAGTCCTCAAGATGATACAATTGCCAGTGCCAGTGATGACAAAACGGTCAGGCTGTGGGATGCTAACACTGGTAAGTGCCTTAAAACTTTGGAAGGTCACACTAATTGGGTATGGTCAGTAGACTATAGTCCTGAAGGGGACATGATAGTCAGTGGTAGTGATGACCAAACAGTTAGATTGTGGGATGTAAACACTGGTCAGTGTCTAAAAACTTTGCCTGGACACACAGATAGAATTTGGTCTGTAGCTTTCAGTCCTCAAAATCAGACAATTGCCAGCACCAGTGATGACCAAACAGTGAAACTGTGGGATGGTGATACTGGTAGATGCTTGAGAACTTTGAAGGGTTACACCAATTGGGTCTGGTCTGTAGCTTTCAGTCCCAATTCTCAAATCCTAGCCAGTGCCAATGACGACTACACAGTCAGGCTGTGGGATGTAAACACTGGTGAGTGCCTTAAAACTTTGAAAGGTCATACAAATGGAGTGCGATCGGTCGCTTTTAGTCCTGATGGACAAATCCTAGCTAGTGCCAGCGATGACCTAACTATCAGGTTATGGGATGCTAATACAGGTATATGTTTCAAAACTTTGAAGGGACATACTAATTGGGTATGGTCAATTGCCTTCAGTCCCAATGGTAATATCTTAGCTAGCGCTAGTGACGATCAAACAGTAAAGTTATGGAATGTGAATACTGGTAAATGCTTCAAAACTTTGTTAGAAGACACTAACCGAATATGGTTTGTAGCCTTTAGTCCCAAGGGTGACATTTTAGGCGGTGCTAGTGAAGACCATACAGTGAAATTGTGGAATGTTAGTAGCGGTCAATCCCTAGAACCTTTGAAAGGACACACTAATTGGGTAAGGTCAGTAACATTTAGTTCTGATGGCCAAATGATAGCCAGTGCCAGTGAAGACCATACAGTGAGATTATGGAAGGCTAGCACCGACAGCCCAGAACCTCTAGAACCTTCTTTGAAGGAACACACCGATAAAGTCCGAGCCGTTGCTTTTAGTCCTCAAGGTTATACAACTACCAGTGAGACTGATAAAGTTAGCTACATTTTGGCCAGTGCTGGTGATGACAATACCCTAAAAATCTGGGATGTGAACACTACTAAATGCCTTAAAACACTGGAAGGACACACTAAGAGAATATGGTCAGTCGTCTTCAGCCCCAATGGACGATTCCTAGCTAGTGGGGGTGAAGACGAAACCGTAAGGATATGGAATGCAGACACTGGTGAATGTTTGAAAATTCTCAGTATCCCTAAACCCTATGAGGATATGGAGATTACAGGCTCTATCGGTTTAACAGCAGCTCAGAAGGTAACACTGAAAGCTTTAGGGGCTGTGGAAAAGATAGAGAGCAAAAATAAAAGGTAA
- the def gene encoding peptide deformylase — translation MPSEIAVEKKKLKNPPLELHYLGDRVLRQAAKRISKVDDELRQVVREMLQTMYSKDGIGLAAPQVGIHKQLIVIDLEPDNAANQPLVLINPTIKQVSRDICVAQEGCLSIPNVYLDVKRPEVVEITYKDEYGRPKTLKANDLLGRCIQHEMDHLNGVVFVDRVENSLTLAQELSKNGFSYQAVKPVV, via the coding sequence ATGCCCTCTGAAATTGCTGTCGAGAAGAAAAAGTTAAAAAATCCGCCTTTGGAGCTTCATTATTTAGGCGATCGCGTGCTGCGTCAAGCTGCAAAGCGGATTTCTAAAGTTGATGACGAACTCCGCCAAGTGGTGCGTGAAATGCTGCAAACTATGTACAGTAAAGATGGCATTGGTTTGGCTGCGCCCCAAGTGGGAATTCACAAACAACTAATTGTCATCGACCTGGAACCAGACAACGCAGCTAATCAGCCCTTAGTGTTAATTAACCCCACAATTAAACAGGTTAGCCGTGACATCTGCGTTGCCCAAGAAGGATGTTTGAGCATTCCAAATGTCTACTTGGATGTCAAGCGCCCCGAAGTCGTAGAAATTACTTATAAAGACGAGTATGGCCGTCCCAAGACATTAAAAGCTAATGACTTGCTAGGACGATGCATTCAGCATGAAATGGATCACCTGAATGGCGTGGTATTTGTAGACCGCGTGGAAAACTCCTTGACTTTGGCCCAGGAGCTATCTAAGAATGGCTTCTCGTATCAAGCGGTGAAACCAGTAGTATAG
- a CDS encoding ABC transporter permease produces MLKFFTKLDYLLKETFLGLLRGGWMNWAAVSTVTVLLFLFGLSLQTSWQVEKLLYQFGSQLEVSVYLEPDMRVDSIEPLVAKMPEVAAIQSITKEEAWTKLVKELDISDIEGAKEQLEDNPLVDEMKVKARNSQVVPALATHLAKLPGVDTVQYVDEAVKRIAQLHQGLNWITLTITIILTLTAIAVTTTTIRLIVMARRQEIEIMQLVGATSVWIYLPFILQGITFGLVGGAIAWSFISVIQQFLGKLLTKQPEFIQFISNGMQLTPAQILLLPLILLSFGAAVGLMGSLFAVHRFAKG; encoded by the coding sequence GTGTTGAAATTTTTCACCAAACTTGATTATCTGCTCAAAGAAACTTTCCTTGGATTACTGCGGGGAGGTTGGATGAATTGGGCAGCTGTCAGTACTGTGACGGTGTTGCTATTTTTATTCGGCTTGAGTCTGCAAACATCTTGGCAAGTCGAAAAACTGCTTTACCAGTTCGGTAGTCAGCTAGAGGTATCAGTTTATCTTGAGCCGGATATGCGAGTTGACAGCATTGAACCACTGGTGGCAAAAATGCCGGAGGTGGCGGCGATACAAAGCATTACTAAAGAAGAAGCTTGGACTAAGTTAGTTAAAGAACTGGATATTTCAGATATTGAAGGTGCTAAAGAGCAGTTAGAGGATAATCCTCTGGTTGACGAAATGAAGGTGAAAGCGCGTAATTCTCAAGTTGTGCCAGCTTTAGCAACACATTTGGCTAAGTTACCAGGAGTTGATACAGTGCAGTATGTGGATGAAGCAGTCAAACGTATTGCCCAATTGCACCAAGGTCTTAACTGGATTACTTTGACAATTACAATCATCCTAACTTTAACAGCGATCGCTGTTACCACTACCACAATTCGCTTGATTGTCATGGCGCGACGCCAGGAGATTGAAATTATGCAACTGGTGGGAGCAACTTCCGTTTGGATTTACCTACCGTTTATTTTACAAGGAATTACTTTTGGTTTAGTCGGTGGGGCGATCGCTTGGAGTTTCATTTCTGTTATTCAACAGTTTCTTGGCAAGTTGTTAACCAAACAACCTGAATTTATCCAATTTATTAGCAACGGTATGCAACTAACTCCAGCACAAATTTTATTACTGCCCCTAATTCTCTTAAGTTTTGGTGCAGCTGTAGGATTAATGGGAAGCTTATTTGCTGTCCACCGTTTTGCTAAAGGTTGA
- a CDS encoding DUF3598 family protein, with translation MTSQWKSFLQNLGVWEGSFTTFSPQGTLLNDTPSCLSLEGLNNNQTVRLTLSRSGRDDVIREFMSVGGGLLFFENGSFSEGLIQLGPFSTFGAELALIHENRRLRLVQLFNENGDLNQLTLIREHLAGTPVAERPALQLSDLLGEWQGEAVTIYRDLRSPDTYSTKLKLQVDAERLIQTTSFGERTITSTATIKEPLILFDQDPQKQVQVLLLPDGASATSPVKVQLRQPLFLEAGWLIQPNLRQRMIRSYNDKGEWVSLTLVTEEKR, from the coding sequence ATGACATCTCAGTGGAAAAGTTTTCTGCAAAATCTTGGTGTATGGGAAGGTTCATTCACTACTTTTTCTCCCCAAGGTACACTGCTCAACGATACACCTAGCTGTCTTTCGCTAGAAGGCTTAAACAATAATCAAACAGTCCGCCTAACTCTTTCCCGTTCGGGACGAGATGATGTGATCAGAGAATTTATGTCTGTGGGAGGAGGTCTGCTATTTTTTGAAAATGGATCATTTTCTGAAGGTTTAATTCAGCTAGGCCCATTTTCTACATTTGGGGCAGAACTTGCTTTGATTCATGAAAATCGCCGCTTACGTCTGGTGCAACTGTTTAATGAAAATGGTGATTTGAATCAACTAACCTTAATTAGAGAACACTTAGCTGGAACCCCAGTAGCCGAACGTCCAGCCTTGCAATTGAGTGACTTGTTAGGAGAATGGCAAGGTGAAGCAGTGACAATATATCGGGATTTGCGTTCACCTGATACTTACTCTACAAAGCTAAAATTACAAGTCGATGCTGAACGATTAATTCAAACTACCTCTTTTGGGGAACGCACAATTACCTCAACTGCTACCATCAAAGAACCTCTCATCCTTTTTGATCAAGATCCACAAAAGCAGGTGCAAGTTTTACTGTTACCTGATGGTGCTTCTGCAACTTCTCCAGTCAAAGTGCAGTTACGTCAACCCTTATTTTTAGAAGCAGGTTGGTTAATTCAACCAAACCTGCGCCAACGGATGATTCGCAGTTATAACGACAAAGGTGAATGGGTTAGTCTTACCTTAGTTACTGAAGAGAAGAGATAA
- a CDS encoding Uma2 family endonuclease produces the protein MVQTPAKHLTLSEFLALPETEPASEYIDGRIIQKPMLQGEHSAIQTELAPAINLVVKPKQIARAFCELRCTFGDRSIVPDISVFMWDRIPRRENGGVANVFSIAPDWTIEILSPDQSQTKVTKNILHCLKFGTQMGWLIDPEEKSVFVYLPDQPTAVYEELGTQLPVPEFAQDFSLTVEGLFSWLLE, from the coding sequence ATGGTACAGACCCCTGCTAAACACCTGACTTTAAGTGAATTCCTAGCTCTGCCAGAGACAGAACCCGCTAGTGAATACATTGATGGGCGTATCATCCAAAAACCGATGCTACAAGGAGAACACAGCGCAATTCAGACTGAGTTAGCACCTGCAATTAACTTGGTCGTAAAACCCAAACAGATTGCGCGAGCTTTTTGTGAGCTTCGCTGTACATTTGGCGATCGCTCAATTGTACCTGATATTTCTGTGTTTATGTGGGATAGAATTCCCCGTAGAGAGAATGGTGGGGTTGCTAACGTCTTCTCAATTGCCCCAGATTGGACAATTGAAATTCTATCTCCTGATCAAAGTCAAACTAAAGTAACCAAAAATATTCTACATTGCCTGAAGTTTGGAACTCAGATGGGATGGCTGATTGATCCTGAAGAAAAATCTGTGTTTGTCTACTTGCCAGATCAACCAACCGCTGTTTACGAAGAACTAGGAACACAGTTACCAGTACCAGAATTTGCTCAAGATTTCAGTCTAACAGTAGAAGGTTTATTTAGCTGGTTGCTGGAATGA
- a CDS encoding type II toxin-antitoxin system HicB family antitoxin, producing the protein MIVQWFDEDQLSLITIPELVEFVIMPCTHGRTRAESIRNSEEVIEMYLEAWQVEGEFIAKPTTLQIV; encoded by the coding sequence ATGATTGTTCAATGGTTTGATGAAGATCAGCTTTCTCTAATCACCATTCCAGAGTTGGTTGAGTTTGTAATCATGCCTTGCACTCACGGCAGAACTCGCGCAGAATCTATTCGTAACAGCGAAGAAGTGATTGAAATGTACTTGGAAGCTTGGCAAGTAGAAGGTGAATTTATCGCTAAACCAACCACACTTCAAATTGTGTGA
- the aat gene encoding leucyl/phenylalanyl-tRNA--protein transferase, giving the protein MQYDVAAIVEGYAQGYFLMADERDRLNWYGSRDRTFIPLDERFRYPKSLQRVLNQERFSVAINRDFPAVVAGCANRETTWISPELEKIYWLLYQAGYAYSFETWQGDELAGGILGIVIGGAFIGESMFYRIPEGSKVAMVKLVERLRQKQFVFFDAQMMNPHLERFGAYRVGDKEYQVLLKQALQRRCSLI; this is encoded by the coding sequence ATGCAATATGATGTCGCCGCTATTGTTGAGGGTTATGCTCAAGGTTATTTTCTCATGGCTGATGAGCGCGATCGCCTGAATTGGTATGGAAGTCGCGATCGGACTTTTATTCCTTTAGATGAGAGGTTTCGATATCCCAAGTCTTTGCAGCGCGTCCTCAATCAAGAACGTTTCAGCGTGGCGATTAATCGTGATTTTCCGGCTGTAGTAGCTGGCTGTGCTAACCGTGAAACAACTTGGATTTCGCCAGAGTTAGAAAAGATTTACTGGCTACTTTACCAAGCAGGTTATGCCTATAGTTTTGAAACTTGGCAAGGTGACGAACTCGCTGGGGGGATTTTAGGGATTGTGATTGGTGGGGCTTTTATTGGCGAATCGATGTTTTACCGCATTCCTGAAGGCTCGAAGGTAGCGATGGTAAAGTTAGTGGAAAGATTGCGCCAGAAGCAATTTGTGTTTTTTGACGCTCAAATGATGAATCCCCATTTAGAAAGATTCGGTGCTTATCGCGTTGGGGATAAAGAATATCAAGTTTTACTCAAACAAGCGTTGCAACGTCGTTGTTCTTTAATATAA
- the rpsN gene encoding 30S ribosomal protein S14 — MAKKSMIEREKKRSKLIEKYAEKREALLEEFRTTESPLDKLQIHRQIQQLPRNSAPTRHRNRCWVTGRSRGVYRDFGLSRNVLREWAHEGLLPGVVKSSW, encoded by the coding sequence ATGGCAAAAAAGAGCATGATTGAGCGCGAGAAAAAACGCTCCAAATTGATAGAAAAGTATGCGGAAAAGCGGGAAGCTCTGCTAGAAGAGTTCAGAACTACAGAATCTCCCCTTGATAAGCTGCAAATCCATCGGCAAATTCAACAGCTACCCCGTAATAGTGCGCCCACTCGCCACCGCAATCGCTGCTGGGTGACTGGTCGTTCTAGAGGTGTTTACCGCGATTTTGGGCTGTCTCGGAACGTCCTGCGGGAATGGGCGCATGAAGGTCTTTTGCCTGGTGTGGTTAAATCTAGTTGGTAG
- the nth gene encoding endonuclease III, with translation MGAKVVPVSVIRKSSSTKQRALEILVRLKRLYPDATCSLNYSTPVQLLVATILSAQCTDERVNKVTPALFSRFPDAASLAIADLVELESLVRSTGFYRNKAKNIQAACRMIVTEFDSVVPNQMEQLLKLPGVARKTANVVLAHAYGINAGVTVDTHVMRLCQRLGLTEHSDPIRIEKDLMRLLPQQDWENWSIRLIYHGRAICKARSPACVACELADLCPAANK, from the coding sequence GTGGGTGCAAAAGTTGTTCCAGTGAGCGTGATTCGTAAATCTTCATCTACAAAGCAACGAGCTTTAGAGATTTTAGTTCGCTTAAAGCGTCTTTATCCAGATGCTACCTGCTCTTTAAACTACTCAACACCAGTGCAATTGCTGGTGGCTACTATTCTCTCCGCTCAATGTACTGATGAGCGAGTGAATAAAGTGACACCAGCATTATTTAGTCGATTTCCTGATGCAGCTAGTTTGGCGATCGCTGACTTGGTAGAGTTAGAAAGCTTGGTGCGTTCTACAGGGTTTTATCGCAATAAAGCTAAAAATATTCAAGCCGCTTGTCGGATGATTGTGACTGAGTTTGACTCTGTTGTTCCCAACCAAATGGAGCAGTTGTTAAAGCTTCCGGGCGTGGCGCGGAAGACAGCAAATGTAGTTCTAGCTCATGCTTATGGCATTAACGCTGGCGTTACAGTAGATACTCATGTAATGCGTCTGTGCCAACGTTTGGGTTTAACTGAGCATTCAGATCCTATCCGCATTGAAAAAGATTTAATGAGGTTGTTGCCACAACAAGATTGGGAAAATTGGTCAATTCGGTTAATTTATCATGGTCGTGCTATTTGTAAAGCACGTTCTCCCGCCTGTGTTGCTTGTGAGCTTGCCGATTTATGTCCTGCGGCTAATAAGTAA
- the rseP gene encoding RIP metalloprotease RseP — protein sequence MSVLAAIAVLAVLILVHELGHFVAARSQGILVNRFSLGFGPVLFKYQGSETEYAVRAFPLGGFVGFPDDDPDSDIPPNDPNLLRNRPILDRAIVISAGVIANLIFAYLVLALQLGIVGIPKELNYQPGVLVQPVNEQSIAYQAGIREGDIVLAVNGQELPASDKSTTLLTKEIQNNPSKQIELKIQRQNQQQSLKLTPKLGPDGKGLVGIALTPNAKAVYRRPNNPVEVLSIAANRFQQLFVGTINGFGQLITNFQQTVGQVSGPVNIVKIGAKLAADDSTNLLSFAAIISINLAVINILPLPALDGGQLAFLLIEGLRGKPLPSRIQEGVMQTGLVLLLGLGIFLIVKETTQLTSQLEWVQKLFQ from the coding sequence ATGTCAGTTTTAGCAGCGATCGCAGTCTTGGCTGTTTTGATCTTGGTACACGAGTTGGGACATTTTGTTGCAGCACGTTCTCAAGGCATTCTCGTTAACCGTTTTTCTTTAGGTTTTGGCCCAGTTCTGTTTAAGTACCAAGGTTCGGAGACCGAATATGCTGTCCGCGCCTTTCCCTTGGGCGGCTTTGTGGGCTTTCCCGATGATGACCCAGATAGCGATATTCCACCCAATGACCCAAATCTGCTGCGTAACCGTCCAATTTTAGATCGGGCGATCGTCATCAGTGCCGGAGTGATAGCAAATTTAATATTTGCCTATTTGGTGCTGGCTCTACAATTGGGTATCGTCGGCATTCCCAAGGAACTAAACTATCAGCCTGGTGTACTTGTACAGCCTGTTAATGAACAATCTATTGCCTATCAAGCAGGTATCAGAGAAGGAGATATTGTTCTGGCTGTTAACGGTCAGGAACTCCCTGCTTCGGACAAATCAACTACCTTGCTGACCAAGGAAATTCAGAATAATCCCAGTAAGCAAATCGAACTCAAAATTCAGCGTCAAAACCAACAACAGTCACTGAAATTAACACCAAAACTAGGCCCTGACGGTAAAGGTCTAGTTGGCATTGCGCTGACTCCCAACGCTAAAGCTGTTTATCGTCGTCCTAATAATCCTGTCGAAGTTTTAAGCATTGCTGCTAACAGATTTCAACAATTATTTGTAGGCACAATCAACGGCTTTGGACAGTTAATCACCAACTTCCAGCAAACTGTAGGGCAAGTTTCTGGCCCAGTTAATATTGTCAAGATAGGTGCAAAGTTAGCCGCTGACGATAGTACTAATCTCTTGTCTTTTGCGGCAATCATCAGTATTAACTTGGCTGTTATCAATATTTTGCCTCTACCAGCCTTGGATGGCGGACAACTTGCTTTTTTGCTAATTGAAGGTTTGCGCGGGAAGCCATTACCTAGCCGCATTCAAGAAGGTGTAATGCAAACTGGTTTGGTGCTACTTTTAGGATTGGGAATTTTTCTGATAGTCAAAGAAACTACCCAGTTAACTAGCCAGTTAGAGTGGGTGCAAAAGTTGTTCCAGTGA
- the serS gene encoding serine--tRNA ligase: MLDIKQIRENPQLVQERLNSRSGKYDIDPILELDRQQREIEVTRSQLQARSNEIGKIVGQKIKSGINPQDPEIQALRDEGNSVRARLSELEPQEKHLKAEVVQLLLALPNLPSDSTPIGKSEEENVEVRRWGDEYIPQNPNILPHWEIGEKLGILNVERAVKVAQSRFVALIGAGAALERALIQFMLTLQTQAGYVEVSPPLLVNSESLTATGQLPKFAEESFKCADDDLWLIPTAEVPVTNLYRGEILAAESLPIYHCAYTPCFRREAGSYGRDMRGLIRLHQFNKVELVKFVHPSTSFDELERLVENAEAVLQALQLPYRVVNLSTGDLGFSSTKTYDLEVWLPSSGKYREISSCSNITDFQARRADIRFKEAGKKGTQFVHTLNGSGLAVGRTMAAILENYQQPDGTVRIPEALQPYLGREVL, translated from the coding sequence GTGCTGGATATCAAGCAAATACGGGAAAATCCGCAATTAGTTCAAGAACGGTTGAACAGTCGTAGTGGTAAATACGACATCGACCCGATATTAGAGTTAGATCGGCAACAGCGAGAAATAGAGGTGACCCGCAGTCAACTCCAAGCTCGTAGTAATGAGATAGGCAAAATAGTTGGGCAAAAGATTAAATCCGGTATAAATCCTCAAGACCCAGAAATTCAAGCTTTGCGGGATGAAGGCAACTCTGTTAGAGCTAGATTGAGTGAACTGGAACCGCAAGAAAAACACCTGAAAGCTGAAGTTGTACAACTTTTACTGGCACTTCCCAACTTGCCAAGCGATTCTACCCCCATTGGTAAAAGTGAGGAAGAGAACGTAGAGGTGCGCCGCTGGGGTGATGAGTATATTCCTCAAAACCCGAATATTTTGCCTCATTGGGAAATCGGCGAAAAGCTCGGCATTCTTAATGTTGAGCGGGCTGTAAAAGTTGCCCAAAGTCGCTTTGTGGCTTTGATAGGTGCTGGTGCAGCATTAGAGAGAGCATTGATTCAATTTATGCTGACTCTTCAGACTCAAGCTGGGTACGTCGAAGTCAGTCCGCCGTTGTTGGTAAATAGTGAATCGTTGACGGCGACTGGTCAATTACCCAAGTTTGCGGAAGAAAGCTTTAAATGCGCTGATGATGACTTGTGGCTGATTCCAACAGCAGAAGTTCCGGTTACCAACCTCTACCGTGGTGAAATTCTCGCTGCTGAAAGCTTACCTATCTACCACTGTGCATATACTCCCTGTTTTCGTCGTGAAGCTGGGAGTTATGGGCGCGATATGCGGGGATTAATTCGCCTGCATCAATTTAACAAGGTGGAACTGGTAAAATTTGTCCATCCCAGCACTTCCTTTGATGAACTGGAAAGATTGGTGGAGAATGCAGAAGCCGTTTTACAGGCGTTGCAATTGCCTTACCGAGTAGTAAATTTGTCTACTGGGGATTTAGGCTTTTCTTCAACCAAAACCTATGATTTAGAGGTTTGGCTGCCTTCTTCTGGTAAATACCGAGAAATTTCCAGTTGTTCCAATATTACAGACTTCCAGGCGCGACGGGCTGATATTCGCTTTAAAGAAGCAGGTAAGAAAGGCACTCAGTTTGTGCATACTCTCAACGGCTCTGGTTTAGCGGTAGGACGGACTATGGCAGCAATTTTGGAGAATTATCAGCAACCTGATGGAACTGTGCGAATACCAGAAGCGCTGCAACCTTATTTAGGTCGCGAGGTATTGTAA